The sequence CCCCGTCCGGTGCGCCGTCGCCGTCGCGCACCCCGGCGAACACGCCAGGTCCGGCGTCCGGGGCCACCGCGTCGGCCGGAACGGCGAAGAGTTACGCGACGGACGGCGGCCGGATCGTGTTCGAGATCGGCGCCGAGTCGGCGCGGCTGGTGTCCGCGACCCCGGAACCGGGCTGGTCGGTGCGGGTCTGGGCGAACACGACGTGGATCAGGGTGAACTTCGCCCGGGACGACGGCACGACGGTCTCCGTCTACTGCACCTGGAACGACCACGCGCCCCTGGTGGACATCGTCACGTCATAGGGCCGGTCCGGCGGGGTCAATCGTCACGTCATCAGGCCTGCCCGGCGGGGTCAGTGGAAGGCGGACGGGGGCGGCGGCGGTGACGGGCGGGCGTCCGCGTCGTGGACCGGGGCCGCGCCGCCGGTGAAGTCGGCCAGCGCCCGCCCGTGTTCGACGCGTCCGGGATGCGGATCGGTCGCCACCCGGCGGGTCAGCTCCGCGGTCTTCGGGGCGGTGTCCGAGGCGAGCAGGACGGCGTTGCCGAAGCGGCGGCCCCGCCACACCGTGGGGTCGGCGGCGAGGGCGAGTTCGGGGAAGACGGTGGCGGCGGTGGCGATCTGGCCGCGCAGGTGGGCCAGCGGCGGCCCGTCCGCGAGGTTGGCGACGTAACTCCCGCCGGGCTTCAGGACGCGGCGCACCTCGGCGAGGAATTCGGTGGTGGTGAGGTGGGCGGGGGTGCGGGCGCCGCTGAAGACGTCGGCGATGACGAGGTCGGCCCAGCCGTCCTGGACCTTGCCGAGCCCGGCGCGGGCGTCGGTGGCGCGGACCCTGATCCTGGCCTGCGGGTCCAGCGGCAGTTCGCGGCGCACCAGTTGGACGAGGGCGGCGTCCGCCTCGACGATCTGCTGGGTGGAGCGGGGCCGGGTGGCGGCGATGTACCGGGCGAGGGTGAACGCCCCGCCGCCCAGGTGCACGACGTGCAGCGGCTGCCCGGCGGGGGCGGCCAGGTCGGCGATGTGACCGATCCTGCGCTGGTATTCGAAGGAGAGGTACTCCGGGTCGTCCAGGTCGACATGGGACTGCGGGGCGCCGTCGATCGTCAGCGTCCAGGCGCGCCGGCGCTCCCGGTCGGGGACGAGTTCGGCGAGGCCGCCGTCGACCTGCTCGGAGACGTCACCGGCCGCTGCCCGGCCGCGGGCCCCCTTGCGGTCGGCCCTGCGGTCCGCGCGCTGCTTGCGGTCGCCGCCGGCCGCTCCTCGACGTGCCACTGCTTCTCGCCCTGCTCACTGCTCATCGCGTCCGGTGACGGGCCGATCGGTGCGACCCGCCGTCCGGCCATTATGAGCTCAGCAGCAGTTGTCGGCCGCCTCGATCAGCCGGGCCGCCTGGTCGAGCGCGGCCCGCAGCACGGCCGGGTCGGTGACCGGGATGTTCTCGGCGGGCGGCAGCAGCCAGCCGCTGCCGGAGACCGGCGGCTCGGCGGGGATGCGCAGCCCGCGACCGTCGGTCCGCGTACAGGCGCTGCCCGGTACGTCCCAGCCCTGGGCGGTGCCGGGCGGCACCAGGAACCCGAGGGTGTCGCAGGCGCCGTCGTGGATGACCGGGCCCACGGCCTCCTGGTCCGCGCCCCGGCGCAGGATGTCGACGGCCTCCAGACCCTGCCGGGCGGGCACGGTCACCAGATCACAGGGTTCGTCGGCGGGTGCTGTACTGCTGGCCGTCGCGGTCGTCCGCGAGCCGGTCGCCATGTCGACATGCAACAAGGGACCTCTCCTCTCATCGCCGGGGTGGAGCCGGACTCCGTCTCCGCATGGACCAACGCCCCAACCGCGTCAAGGGCTACGGTGCAGCACCGCCGCAAAGGGTGGCAGTTCATGGCGGATCGCGGGCGAGATGCCCGGTTTATAGGGAAACGCTGCGTGTGTGCCTCATCACAGCGGGTACGTTCTTGCTCCGCCGGGACCCCGGAAACGACGCCCGGCTCGCACCAGAGAGGGCCCCGCCATGGTGTCGACACGGGCAGTTCCCAACCTCGCGTTCCGGCGGCTGCGCGGCTCGCGCTCCGCCGGGGAGTTCGCCGCGGCGGTACGCAGGGCCGCGCGCGAGATCGGCGAGCAGGTCGCGTGCGACGCCCGGTACATCGGACGCGTGGAGTCCGGCGAGATCCGCTGTCCCAACTACGCGTACGAGCGGGTCTTCCTGCACATGTTCCCAGGGGCGTCCCTGGAGGACCTCGGCTTCTCGCCGCGTGCGTCGGTACGCGGCCGGGCGGCGAGGCCCCCCGCCGACGTCCCGCGACCCCCGACTGCCCCGCTGCTCGCGCCCGGCAGCGACACCGACGAGGAGTGCGACGTGCTGCGTCGCGTATTCATGACGAGCGGCACCACCGCGGTGGCCTCCGCTTCCCTGGGCCTGGGCCTCGGCGGCCCGGCGTCCGCTTCCCTGCCCACGCAGCGCCGGTTCGGCGAGGCGGAGGTGAGCGCCGTCGAGAGGGCGGTGCGCGAGATCCGGCTGCTGGACGACCGGCACGGCGGCGACCGGCTCTACCGGCGTGCCGCGCAGCCGCTGCGGGCGGCGTACGCGCTGCTCGACGCCGGGACCGCGAGCCGGGGCGCCACGGCGGACCGGCTGCACTCCGGGGCCGGTGAGCTGGCCATCTCGGTGGGGTGGCTGGCCCATGACTCGGCCCGCTTCGAGGACGCCCGCTCCCACTACGCGGAGGCGCTGGCCACGGCGCGGGTGGCCGGGGACGCGGCCCTGGAGGCGCACGCCTTCTGCAACGCGTCGTTCCTGGCCCGCGACACGGGACGGCCGCGCGAGGCGGTACGCGCGGCGGAGGCGGGGCTGCGGGCCGCCCAGCCGCTGGGCTCACCCCGGCTGCGGGCGCTGCTCACGCTGCGGGAGGCGGGGGGCCGGGCGGGGCTCGGGGACCGCACGGGCTGCGAGCGGGCGCTCGGACGGGCGCACACCGCGTTCTCGCGGGGGCCGTCGGGGGCGGACCCCGAGTGGATGAGCTTCTTCCGCGAGGCGGAGCTGGAGATGCTGGAGGCGCAGTGCTGGGCGGCGCTGGGCGAGTGGTCGCGGGCCGCGCGGCACGCACGGCGGGCGGTGCGGATGCAGGACCCGCACTTCACCCGGAACCTCGCTCTGTACCGGGCCGAACTCACCGTGGACCTGGCCCGCGCGGGCCTCGCGGAGGAGGCGGCGGCCACGGGCCACGAGGTCCTGGACCTCCTGGAACAGGTCCGGTCCTCACGCATCCGCACGATGCTGACGGACGCGGTGACGGTCCTGGAACCGCGAGGGCGGGGCGCGACGGACATCCAGGACTTCGTGGACCGCCACCGAGCGGCGACGTCCGCCACGTAACGCCTGGGCCCGGCCCCTTCCGGCCCGTCCGGCGTTCGAGGACGGGACCGGCGCGCCGGAAAACCCAGCCCGTCCGGCGTTCGAGGACGGAACCGTTACCCCGGAAAACCCAGCCCGTCCGGCGCTTGAGGACGGAACCGTTACCCCGGAAAACCCAGCCCGTCCGGCGCTTGAGGACGGAACCGTTACCCCGGGCCGGGCAGGGCTTCCGGCGCACCGGTCCCGGGCGGGCTCACCGCTCAAGGTGCCCCGTGTCGTTCCAGCGCTGGATCGCCGGTGCCCCGTACGCCCAGCCGAGGACGGAGAGCGACGTCGGGGCCAGCCAGATGCGGGCGCCGAAGGAGATGTCCTCGCCCAGCCACCGCGCACCCAGCGCCCGCAGGATGTGGCCGTGGGCGAAGACCAGCACATCGCGGTCGGCCGAGCGCGCCCAGTCGACGATCTCGTCGGCGCGGGCGGCGACCTCGGCCGGGGTCTCCCCCTCCGGCACCCCGTCGCGCCAGATGAACCAGTCCGGCCGCCCCGCCTTGATCTCGGCCGGCGTCATCCCCTCGTACGCCCCGTAGTCCCACTCCATCAGCGCGTCCCACGGCTCGGCCCGGTCGCCGAAGCCGGCGAGTCCGCAGGTCTCGGCGGCCCGTACGAGCGGGCTGGTGCGGATCTCCAGGCCGGACAGCCCGTCCCACGGCCCCCGGTGCAGCCGCTCGCCGAGCAGCTTGGCCCCGTCCCGGCCGGCGTCGAGCAGCGGAATGTCCGTCCTGCCGGTGTGCCTGCCGTTGAGGGACCATTCCGTCTGCCCGTGCCGGGCGAGCAGGATGCGCGGTGCCATAAGAGGGTTCTCCCGAAAAGCTGAGACCTGAGATGCGGAATCTGAAATCTTGGTACGGAGCGGAGCAACGGAGCAGAGACGAACGGATCGTCCGGTTTTCCATCATCCCGCACCTGCCCGCGAGGCAACCCGGGGGGCCGCAGCGGCGTCCCACTGTCCACAGAGCGATCCGCACAGCTGAGGGGTGCCGACCACACCCCCGGGGGAACCGCGGCCGACCCGCACCGTACGGTTGAACGCCCGCAGTCGGCCGCATGAACACATGATGGAGAACTTCCGGATGCCGCATGCCACCACCGCGCCCGCGCCGCGCCACCGGCCCCGCTGGTGGACCGAGCTGCCGCTCCTGGCCCTGGTGTACGCGGCGTACTCCGGCGGCCGGCTCCTGGCACGCGGCGACGTCTCGACGGCCGTCGATCACGGGCTGCGCATCCTGCACCTGGAGAAGACCCTCTTCCTCAACGCCGAGCACCCGCTCAACCGCCTCTTCACCGCGCACGCCTCCATAGGCATACCCGCCGACTTCGCCTACGCCTCGCTGCACTACGTGGTCACCCCGGCCGTCCTGATCTGGATGTTCCGGCGCCACTCGGCCGCGTACCGCAGGGCGCGCACCTGGCTGATGACCTCGACCATGCTCGGCCTGATCGGCTTCACGCTGATGCCGACCTGCCCGCCGCGGCTGCTGGCCGCCGGGCACGGATTCGTCGACACGATGGCCCAGTACAGCTCGTACGGGTGGTGGGGCACGGAGGCGAGCGCCCCGCGCGGCATGGGCGGCATGACCAACCAGTACGCGGCGATGCCGAGCCTGCACGTCGGCTGGGCGCTGTGGTGCGGCATCCTGCTGTGGCGCCACGCCAAGCACCCGCTCCTGCGGGCGGCCGGTGTCGCCTACCCCCTGATCACGGCGTTCGTGGTGATGGGCACCGCCAACCACTACCTGCTGGACGCCGTCGCCGGCGCCGTCGTGATGGGTGCCGGGGCCCTGCTGGCCCGGCCCGTGATGCGCCTGGCCGACCGGGTCAAGCAGGCCGTACTCCCCCGCTTCGCGGCCGGGCTCCCGTCCGGCGGGTCCCCGGATGTCAGTGCCGGGTGCAAGACTTCGGCGGGTGAGCGAATCCCCGGCCAGCGGACCTCCTCCGCAGAACCATCCGACGCGGCAGCCGCGGCCGGTCCGCCTGCCCGGCCAGACGCCGCCCCGGCCGGACGAGCCCCCGAGGGGGACCCTGCGACAGCGGCTCGCTGAGCTGAGGGGGCCCGCGCTCCCGCGCCCGCTGGACGCCCGCGCGCTCGCGGCCCTCGCCGCCAACCCCGGCTGCAAGCGCCGCGCCCTGCTCGACGGGGCGGGCGTCGACAAGGGCGCGCTCGCCACCGCGCTGGGCTCCCCGGCCCCCTTCGGCCAGTCCCAGTTCGCCTTCATGCGGGGCAACGCCTTCGAGGCCAGGGTCAAGGCCGACGGCGGTACGGAGCTGATGCGCCTGCTGTACGAGCGCCTCGGCGGCCCCGGCGAACCGCCGCGCGATGTCGCGGTGCCCGATCTGACGGCCGCCGGGCCCGAGGGCCGTGCGGCCAGGACCGCGCTGGCCCTGCGGGAGGCGACGCGGGCGGGCGGCTGGGCGCTGCTCGACCACCCGATGCTGGCCCTGGAGGTGGCGGGCTCCCCTGCCTATCTGGAGCCGGACGCGGTGGTGGTGCACCCCGACGGCACCTGGAGCGTGGTGGAGATCAAGTCGTTCCCGATGATCGACGGCTCGGCCGACGCGGCGAAGGTGGGCGCGGCGGCCCGCCAGTCCGCGGTGTACGTGCTGGCCCTCGAACGGGTCGCGGAGGTCACGGACGGGGCGCGGGTCGGCCACCGGGTGCTGCTGGTGTGCCCGAAGGACTTCTCGAACCTGCCGGCCGCGTCCGTCGTCGACGTACGCAAGCAGCGCGCGGTGACCCGCAGGCAGCTGACCAGGCTCACCCGCGTCGACGAGATCGCCGCGGCGCTGCCCGAGGGCACCACGTTCGACCCGGAGCGCTCCCCCGAGGAGCTGGAGACGGCTGTCGAGGCGGTGACCGCGGCCTATGCGCCGGAGTGCCTGTCCTCGTGCGAGCTGGCGTTCCACTGCCGGTCCCGGGCGCGCGCCGAGGGGGCCGTGGAGTCGCTGGGGCGCGGGGTGCGGGGCGAGCTGGGCGGGCTGACGACGGTCGCCGGGGTGCTGGCCGCGGCCGCGGGCAAGGAGGGCGATCCGGCCGATCCCGCGGTCGCCGCCCTGCGTCGCGCGGCGGCCCTGCGCGCCGAGGCACTGGAGGGCCGCGTCGCATGTCGCTGATCAGCACGCTGGCCCGGCTGGAGGCCGTGGAGAGCGGCCGGGCCCGGCCCACGGCCACGGTCCGCCACCGCCGGCTGACCGGCCGGCCGCTCGTCCTGGTGCCGCTGACCACGGCGGGCGAGGCGGGCGCCCCGCTGGGCGCCCTCGTCGGCACCGACCGGGAGGCGCCCCGGCTGCTGGCCGTGGCCCAGCCGCGCGACCGGGACCTGCGCTTCGCCTTCCTCGCCGACCTGGCCGAGGCGGTCCTGCCGCACATCGAGGCGTACGCCGACGTCATCGAGCCGGCCGAGCGGAACGAGACCGATCCCGCGACCGGGAAGCGGGTCAAGGTCGAGACCGAGCTGTGTGTGGACGCGGCGCAGATCGTGGTGCCGAGCCGGGCGGGCATCGAGTTCGTCCGGCTGCTGGGGCGTTCCATGCGGTTCCGGCGCACCGCCGAGGACGACCCGGACACCCCGTATCCGGCGCCCGCCCGGGTCCCGCTGCTGGGGCGCTGGCTGACGCACTACGGCGAGCGGGCCCGGGTCCCGGGCTCCTCGCTCCTGCTCGCCTGCACCGACCTCCTCAACCGGCACTGGGCGACCGGCCAGTCGAATCTGGAGGACCAGCAT comes from Streptomyces sp. Mut1 and encodes:
- a CDS encoding tetratricopeptide repeat protein, coding for MVSTRAVPNLAFRRLRGSRSAGEFAAAVRRAAREIGEQVACDARYIGRVESGEIRCPNYAYERVFLHMFPGASLEDLGFSPRASVRGRAARPPADVPRPPTAPLLAPGSDTDEECDVLRRVFMTSGTTAVASASLGLGLGGPASASLPTQRRFGEAEVSAVERAVREIRLLDDRHGGDRLYRRAAQPLRAAYALLDAGTASRGATADRLHSGAGELAISVGWLAHDSARFEDARSHYAEALATARVAGDAALEAHAFCNASFLARDTGRPREAVRAAEAGLRAAQPLGSPRLRALLTLREAGGRAGLGDRTGCERALGRAHTAFSRGPSGADPEWMSFFREAELEMLEAQCWAALGEWSRAARHARRAVRMQDPHFTRNLALYRAELTVDLARAGLAEEAAATGHEVLDLLEQVRSSRIRTMLTDAVTVLEPRGRGATDIQDFVDRHRAATSAT
- a CDS encoding histidine phosphatase family protein codes for the protein MAPRILLARHGQTEWSLNGRHTGRTDIPLLDAGRDGAKLLGERLHRGPWDGLSGLEIRTSPLVRAAETCGLAGFGDRAEPWDALMEWDYGAYEGMTPAEIKAGRPDWFIWRDGVPEGETPAEVAARADEIVDWARSADRDVLVFAHGHILRALGARWLGEDISFGARIWLAPTSLSVLGWAYGAPAIQRWNDTGHLER
- a CDS encoding spermidine synthase, coding for MARRGAAGGDRKQRADRRADRKGARGRAAAGDVSEQVDGGLAELVPDRERRRAWTLTIDGAPQSHVDLDDPEYLSFEYQRRIGHIADLAAPAGQPLHVVHLGGGAFTLARYIAATRPRSTQQIVEADAALVQLVRRELPLDPQARIRVRATDARAGLGKVQDGWADLVIADVFSGARTPAHLTTTEFLAEVRRVLKPGGSYVANLADGPPLAHLRGQIATAATVFPELALAADPTVWRGRRFGNAVLLASDTAPKTAELTRRVATDPHPGRVEHGRALADFTGGAAPVHDADARPSPPPPPSAFH
- a CDS encoding phosphatase PAP2 family protein; the encoded protein is MPHATTAPAPRHRPRWWTELPLLALVYAAYSGGRLLARGDVSTAVDHGLRILHLEKTLFLNAEHPLNRLFTAHASIGIPADFAYASLHYVVTPAVLIWMFRRHSAAYRRARTWLMTSTMLGLIGFTLMPTCPPRLLAAGHGFVDTMAQYSSYGWWGTEASAPRGMGGMTNQYAAMPSLHVGWALWCGILLWRHAKHPLLRAAGVAYPLITAFVVMGTANHYLLDAVAGAVVMGAGALLARPVMRLADRVKQAVLPRFAAGLPSGGSPDVSAGCKTSAGERIPGQRTSSAEPSDAAAAAGPPARPDAAPAGRAPEGDPATAAR